The following proteins come from a genomic window of Nostoc sp. ATCC 53789:
- a CDS encoding hybrid sensor histidine kinase/response regulator: MNPDPSNQEQAFLAEAAELLQTIEQNLIGLLDEKTIEKVHALMRSAHTIKGSAASVGQETIQTIAHHLEDVFQALYAPELEIDPELGALLLDAYECLRTPLSAALMGLSCNEAEILDRTASIFAQLQHKLGDFFGREAPLPSSEELGFDVVESIFSGSVLQDLQQLETDIQSQDPQQIQTTLNSQAEFFVELAASYGLSGLEEIAQATLNALKAHPDKVLQIAQAALENFKAAQTAVLAGDRTQGGEISPQLREWAGLITPVPEPQEQPVAIAAQPTETTTTENKPSPLLSASEAESIWSFFPKRADNSLPKTPEVLAPISQDSVVAPSAIDRILQSIWIGDPQTSCRYSDSDRPASPPPAPSLQAQSSASLPSIRVAIEQLDRLSHTIGELLISENQQNLQSNHIHKAGQDTLLQFLYCQQQLSKVFTWSDRHLLLPERKQRHIHGSPRVISATEAQSNFDALEMDNYSELHILLQNLTEDMVQLGEQIEAVNGLVQQSRFSLGKRKQLLSGAQEDLLQARMVPLGTVLNRLPRLLQQMVATYHKPVELKLGGTKVLVDKAISEQLYDPLLHMIRNAFDHGIEPIETRRQQGKPETGTITIKAYHQGNRTTIEVRDDGRGFNWESIRQRGIEKHLLTPEQAAYASEDQLAELLFEPGFSTANQVGELSGRGIGLDVVRTQLQALQGSIVVRSLSGQGTTFMLQLPLSLTTARLLVCQSQGITYGLLSEGVSQVLLPQPEQIQVQQSLHGQGSQKFWQWGEGQNQQLVPIRSLANLLDYKYPLFTQDHNLNLSPFPVKQRNTVEPLLLLETEHQYLCLQVDQILVEQELVIKSLGRVLTLPSYIQGYSVLGNGSLTLIVDPLELVRQTWETDMMPTSPASSLAILPAPEPVLALEAQQSATITQPQQQPMEVNTAVAQPNRLTVLVVEDSVVQRQSLVQTLQKADYQVLQAGDGREAIAQLVQHSDVDLVICDIEMPRMNGFEFLEHHRQDERLSGIPVVMLTTRSGQKHRQLALALGAKAYMTKPYSEQSFLAAIAELVNG, from the coding sequence AATCTGATCGGTTTGCTTGATGAAAAAACAATAGAAAAAGTTCATGCCTTGATGCGAAGCGCCCATACTATCAAAGGGAGTGCTGCCAGTGTTGGGCAAGAAACTATTCAGACAATTGCCCATCATTTGGAAGATGTATTCCAAGCGTTATACGCTCCAGAACTGGAAATCGATCCAGAATTGGGTGCTTTGCTTCTAGATGCTTATGAGTGCCTGCGAACTCCATTGAGTGCAGCCTTGATGGGCTTATCCTGCAATGAGGCAGAAATACTCGATCGCACTGCCTCAATCTTTGCCCAACTCCAACATAAACTAGGCGACTTTTTTGGTCGTGAGGCTCCGCTTCCCAGTTCGGAAGAACTTGGCTTTGATGTGGTAGAGTCAATCTTTTCCGGGAGTGTACTCCAGGATTTGCAACAGCTGGAAACTGACATCCAAAGCCAAGATCCGCAACAAATTCAAACAACACTCAACTCCCAAGCAGAATTTTTTGTCGAACTAGCAGCATCTTATGGCTTATCTGGATTAGAAGAAATTGCCCAGGCGACCTTAAACGCGCTCAAAGCACATCCAGACAAAGTATTGCAAATCGCTCAGGCGGCTTTAGAAAATTTTAAAGCAGCTCAAACAGCAGTACTTGCAGGCGATCGCACTCAAGGGGGAGAGATATCTCCACAATTGCGAGAATGGGCAGGGCTAATTACTCCTGTCCCAGAACCGCAAGAACAGCCAGTTGCGATCGCTGCTCAACCAACAGAAACAACTACAACTGAGAATAAGCCATCCCCCCTCCTCAGTGCCAGCGAAGCGGAATCAATTTGGTCGTTTTTCCCGAAACGGGCTGATAACTCCCTACCGAAAACACCGGAGGTATTGGCACCTATTTCTCAGGATTCGGTAGTAGCCCCCTCTGCCATAGATCGGATTTTACAGTCAATCTGGATCGGAGATCCACAGACATCCTGCCGATACTCAGACTCAGATCGGCCAGCCTCTCCACCACCAGCGCCAAGCCTCCAGGCTCAGTCATCGGCATCACTTCCCAGTATCCGAGTAGCGATCGAACAGCTCGATCGCCTCAGCCATACAATTGGGGAATTGCTAATCAGCGAAAACCAACAAAACCTGCAATCTAACCACATCCACAAAGCAGGTCAAGACACCCTACTACAGTTTTTGTACTGTCAACAACAACTTAGTAAAGTTTTTACTTGGTCAGATCGACATCTGCTGCTTCCCGAACGCAAGCAGCGACATATACATGGATCTCCACGAGTTATCTCTGCTACCGAGGCACAATCCAATTTTGATGCCTTAGAAATGGATAACTATAGCGAGTTGCACATTCTCCTGCAAAATCTTACAGAAGACATGGTGCAATTAGGAGAACAGATTGAGGCTGTTAATGGCTTAGTTCAGCAATCTCGCTTCAGTCTCGGAAAGCGCAAGCAACTGCTTTCAGGAGCGCAGGAAGATTTGCTGCAAGCCAGAATGGTTCCACTGGGAACAGTGTTGAATCGATTACCCCGCCTCCTGCAACAGATGGTAGCAACTTATCATAAGCCTGTTGAACTCAAGCTTGGCGGTACGAAGGTACTGGTGGATAAAGCCATTTCTGAGCAGCTGTACGATCCCTTGCTGCACATGATTCGCAATGCCTTCGATCACGGCATTGAACCGATAGAAACCCGCCGCCAGCAGGGTAAACCAGAAACCGGAACAATTACAATTAAAGCTTATCATCAAGGCAACCGCACTACTATTGAGGTACGGGATGATGGTCGAGGCTTTAACTGGGAATCCATTCGTCAGCGAGGTATAGAAAAACACCTGCTGACTCCCGAACAAGCCGCCTACGCCTCAGAAGACCAACTGGCAGAGTTATTATTTGAACCGGGCTTTTCTACCGCCAACCAGGTTGGTGAGTTATCTGGTCGTGGTATCGGCTTAGATGTCGTTCGCACTCAATTGCAAGCTTTACAAGGTTCGATTGTGGTGCGATCGCTTTCAGGGCAGGGAACCACCTTCATGCTGCAATTGCCCCTGAGCTTGACAACAGCACGCTTGCTCGTTTGTCAATCTCAAGGTATTACTTATGGCTTGCTGTCTGAAGGAGTTAGCCAGGTTTTATTACCGCAGCCAGAGCAGATTCAAGTCCAGCAATCTTTACACGGGCAAGGCAGCCAAAAATTCTGGCAGTGGGGAGAAGGGCAAAATCAGCAACTAGTTCCCATCCGCTCGCTTGCGAATTTGCTGGATTACAAATATCCTTTATTCACCCAAGACCACAATTTAAACCTAAGTCCTTTTCCAGTCAAACAACGGAACACCGTCGAACCTCTGCTGCTGTTGGAAACAGAGCATCAATATCTGTGTTTGCAAGTCGATCAGATTTTAGTCGAGCAGGAATTAGTAATTAAATCCCTCGGCAGAGTCCTAACTTTACCTAGTTACATCCAAGGCTACAGCGTGTTGGGAAATGGTAGTCTGACCCTAATCGTTGACCCGTTGGAGTTAGTTCGGCAAACTTGGGAGACAGATATGATGCCGACTTCCCCAGCATCAAGTCTTGCAATATTGCCCGCGCCTGAGCCTGTTCTGGCTCTAGAGGCGCAGCAATCCGCAACTATAACGCAACCGCAGCAACAGCCGATGGAAGTCAATACAGCCGTTGCTCAACCTAACCGACTGACAGTGTTAGTCGTGGAAGATTCGGTTGTACAAAGGCAAAGTTTGGTGCAGACGCTCCAAAAAGCCGATTATCAAGTGTTGCAAGCAGGCGATGGTCGAGAGGCGATCGCTCAATTGGTGCAACACAGTGATGTCGATTTAGTGATTTGTGACATTGAAATGCCGCGTATGAATGGATTTGAGTTTTTAGAACACCATCGCCAAGACGAGCGTTTGTCCGGGATTCCTGTGGTGATGCTGACTACTCGTAGCGGACAGAAGCACCGCCAATTAGCTTTAGCTCTAGGGGCGAAAGCTTACATGACCAAACCCTATTCAGAACAGAGCTTTCTAGCCGCGATCGCTGAATTGGTTAATGGGTAA